In Aedes albopictus strain Foshan chromosome 3, AalbF5, whole genome shotgun sequence, the following are encoded in one genomic region:
- the LOC109420402 gene encoding acetyl-CoA acetyltransferase, mitochondrial isoform X2 yields MFLKVNQAIAQGVRRYSTKRHDVVIVAATRTPIGSFQSSLSSLTATQLGAVAVQGAVKQAGIAGSDVQEVYIGNVNAAGLGQAPARQAVIFAGLPKSTICTTVNKVCSSGMKSVMLGAQTLMLGQQEVVLAGGMESMSNVPYYLKRGATPYGGVQLTDGIVFDGLTDVYNKFHMGNCAENTAKKMGITRQDQDEFAVNSYKRSAAAWADKAFDAEITPVTIPGKRGKPDVVVKEDEEYKRVNFDKFGQLATVFQRENGTVTAGNASTLNDGASALILMTAEAAEKFKCKPLARIVGFADAETDPIDFPIAPALAVPKLLQQTGVRKEDVAMWEINEAFSVVVVANQRKLDIDPAKINVHGGAVSLGHPIGMSGARLVTHLAHSLKTGQIGCASICNGGGGASSILIEKL; encoded by the exons ATGTTTCTCAAAGTGAATCAG GCCATCGCCCAAGGAGTTCGCCGTTATTCGACGAAAAGACACGATGTGGTCATTGTGGCCGCAACCCGAACCCCTATCGGAAGTTTCCAGAGCTCTCTGTCGTCTCTGACGGCCACCCAGTTGGGAGCTGTTGCCGTGCAGGGTGCTGTCAAGCAGGCAGGCATCGCTGGCAGTGATGTTCAGGAGGTGTATATCGGTAATGTGAACGCTGCCGGCCTGGGACAGGCACCGGCCAGACAGGCCGTGATTTTTGCCGGTTTGCCGAAGAGCACCATCTGCACCACCGTCAACAAGGTGTGCTCATCGGGAATGAAGAGCGTTATGCTGGGAGCTCAGACCTTGATGTTGGGTCAACAGGAAGTCGTGCTGGCCGGAGGAATGGAATCGATGTCCAATGTACCGTACTACTTGAAGCGTGGTGCCACTCCATACGGAGGGGTACAACTCACTGATGGTATCGTATTCGACGGGCTGACGGATGTGTACAACAAGTTCCACATGGGTAACTGTGCTGAGAATACGGCCAAGAAAATGGGCATCACTCGTCAGGATCAGGATGAGTTTGCCGTAAACAGTTACAAGCGCAGTGCTGCGGCTTGGGCTGATAAGGCCTTCGACGCTGAAATCACTCCAGTGACGATTCCAG GTAAACGCGGCAAACCGGATGTTGTCGTGAAGGAAGACGAAGAATACAAGCGAGTCAATTTCGATAAATTCGGTCAACTGGCGACCGTGTTCCAGCGCGAAAATGGTACAGTTACGGCAGGAAATGCTTCCACTCTCAACGATGGAGCATCGGCACTGATTCTAATGACTGCAGAAGCCGCTGAAAAGTTCAAGTGCAAACCACTGGCCCGCATTGTTGGATTCGCCGATGCTGAGACGGACCCGATTGATTTCCCAATTGCTCCGGCTCTGGCTGTTCCAAAGCTACTTCAGCAGACCGGAGTTCGCAAGGAAGACGTTGCCATGTGGGAAATTAACGAGGCCTTCTCGGTGGTCGTTGTTGCCAACCAGCGCAAACTGGACATAGATCCGGCAAAGATCAACGTACATGGCGGTGCCGTTTCTCTGGGCCATCCAATTGGAATGTCCGGTGCTCGCTTGGTGACTCATTTGGCACATTCACTGAAGACTGGACAAATCGGATGTGCCTCCATTTGCAACGGTGGAGGTGGTGCCTCGTCTATCCTGATCGAAAAACTGTAA
- the LOC109420402 gene encoding acetyl-CoA acetyltransferase, mitochondrial isoform X1, with protein sequence MFLKVNQAIAQGVRRYSTKRHDVVIVAATRTPIGSFQSSLSSLTATQLGAVAVQGAVKQAGIAGSDVQEVYIGNVNAAGLGQAPARQAVIFAGLPKSTICTTVNKVCSSGMKSVMLGAQTLMLGQQEVVLAGGMESMSNVPYYLKRGATPYGGVQLTDGIVFDGLTDVYNKFHMGNCAENTAKKMGITRQDQDEFAVNSYKRSAAAWADKAFDAEITPVTIPGKRGKPDVVVKEDEEYKRVNFDKFGQLATVFQRENGTVTAGNASTLNDGASALILMTAEAAEKFKCKPLARIVGFADAETDPIDFPIAPALAVPKLLQQTGVRKEDVAMWEINEAFSVVVVANQRKLDIDPAKINVHGGAVSLGHPIGMSGARLVTHLAHSLKTGQIGCASICNGGGGASSILIEKLANPSPEDSNTGRPTPTLTLYTHDHCSLCDDLVEELEAKFNGRYRLEKVDISKKENIKFLRLYRYDIPVLFLNGQFLCMHRLNSNLLEHKLAESENK encoded by the exons ATGTTTCTCAAAGTGAATCAG GCCATCGCCCAAGGAGTTCGCCGTTATTCGACGAAAAGACACGATGTGGTCATTGTGGCCGCAACCCGAACCCCTATCGGAAGTTTCCAGAGCTCTCTGTCGTCTCTGACGGCCACCCAGTTGGGAGCTGTTGCCGTGCAGGGTGCTGTCAAGCAGGCAGGCATCGCTGGCAGTGATGTTCAGGAGGTGTATATCGGTAATGTGAACGCTGCCGGCCTGGGACAGGCACCGGCCAGACAGGCCGTGATTTTTGCCGGTTTGCCGAAGAGCACCATCTGCACCACCGTCAACAAGGTGTGCTCATCGGGAATGAAGAGCGTTATGCTGGGAGCTCAGACCTTGATGTTGGGTCAACAGGAAGTCGTGCTGGCCGGAGGAATGGAATCGATGTCCAATGTACCGTACTACTTGAAGCGTGGTGCCACTCCATACGGAGGGGTACAACTCACTGATGGTATCGTATTCGACGGGCTGACGGATGTGTACAACAAGTTCCACATGGGTAACTGTGCTGAGAATACGGCCAAGAAAATGGGCATCACTCGTCAGGATCAGGATGAGTTTGCCGTAAACAGTTACAAGCGCAGTGCTGCGGCTTGGGCTGATAAGGCCTTCGACGCTGAAATCACTCCAGTGACGATTCCAG GTAAACGCGGCAAACCGGATGTTGTCGTGAAGGAAGACGAAGAATACAAGCGAGTCAATTTCGATAAATTCGGTCAACTGGCGACCGTGTTCCAGCGCGAAAATGGTACAGTTACGGCAGGAAATGCTTCCACTCTCAACGATGGAGCATCGGCACTGATTCTAATGACTGCAGAAGCCGCTGAAAAGTTCAAGTGCAAACCACTGGCCCGCATTGTTGGATTCGCCGATGCTGAGACGGACCCGATTGATTTCCCAATTGCTCCGGCTCTGGCTGTTCCAAAGCTACTTCAGCAGACCGGAGTTCGCAAGGAAGACGTTGCCATGTGGGAAATTAACGAGGCCTTCTCGGTGGTCGTTGTTGCCAACCAGCGCAAACTGGACATAGATCCGGCAAAGATCAACGTACATGGCGGTGCCGTTTCTCTGGGCCATCCAATTGGAATGTCCGGTGCTCGCTTGGTGACTCATTTGGCACATTCACTGAAGACTGGACAAATCGGATGTGCCTCCATTTGCAACGGTGGAGGTGGTGCCTCGTCTATCCTGATCGAAAAACT AGCAAATCCTTCCCCGGAAGATTCGAATACGGGGCGACCCACGCCGACATTAACGCTTTACACCCACGACCATTGCTCGTTGTGCGATGATTTGGTGGAGGAACTGGAGGCAAAGTTCAATGGACGTTATCGGCTTGAAAAAGTGGACATTTCAAAAAAGGAGAACATCAAATTTTTGCGACTGTATCGGTACGACATTCCAGTGCTGTTCCTCAATGGACAGTTTTTGTGTATGCACAGATTGAATAGCAATTTATTAGAACATAAGTTAGCTGAATCAgaaaacaaataa